CGAATTCGTCTAAGAATATTATCACCATCAACTTCTTTAAACTCATATTGTTCTATATAATGTGGACCGTATACTTTTCTATTTTCATCTTGCCACGCCTTTTGTTCCTTTAGAGCATTGATTAGAGTATTACCAATAGTAATAGTCCTCACAGAAGATTTAGTCTTTGTAGAGCCAAAATACCAGTTTTTATTGATTTTCAAAAGACTAGTATTTATATCAATCGTTCTATTTACGAAATCTACATCATCCCATGTCAAACTACATACTTCACCTATTCGACATCCAGTATAAAATCCTATCATAAGCATTATATGAAAAGTAGTTCCAACAGGAAACCTTTCGATTATAGTATTAAAAGTATCTATGGATATCATCTTCTTATTTTCAACTATTTTACTATGTTCATAGCGAGGCATAGAAACATATTGCATAGGATTATCTCGTATAAAAGAACAAGGATAGACAGCATACTTTAGTGCAGAATTTAGAACAGCAAAGATATTTCCAAGATAGTTCTTACTTATCCCCGTTAGATACTTTTTATTAATCAATTCCTGAAGAGTAGCAGGAGTCAACGATTTTAACTTGTAGAAACCTAAAGCCGGAATGAGATGTTTATCTACAATACGAGAGTAACTAATTATAGTATTTGGTTTACAATTGACTTTAGCGTAGTTGTCAATCCAATAATGAAGATAATCAGATACCGAAACCTCAGATGGTTCGAACAGTAAACCTGAATTGTGGTACTCATGGAGTGCTGCATTGAGAGAACGCTCTGCCTCCTTTTTTGTAGATCCACCGACACGTTCAACACGAATTCTTTTGCCATTTACATTGGCAGCTTCAAAAGAATAATACCATTTATTACCCCTTTTTCTTAAATAACCAGCCATAAAAATCTCCTTTCTTATCACTTGCGACCGAACATAAGTTCGATATAATTATAGCATATTGGGAATTATAAGTGAAGAGGAAATTATAATGCCAAAAAGTGTAATTTGCTATAAAAAGTTACACATTTGTTGTACGTATAGTGTGAAAATGTGATAAAAATTGACAAAGTGGGTATATCTAGGTTATAATAACAAATGAAATTTGTTATTATAACCTAGATATACCGACAAAAGGGGAGATAGACATGAGAGAAATTCAATACACGGATTTTAAAGAAGTATTATCAACTATTGATGAAAATAAAAATAAGTTTGAAATGCTTGAGGGAGTTCTAGAATTTACTGAGAAAGTGATTTATAGTAAAAGTTTGATAATGGGATTGGCTATTAATCATTCGATGGCTATGTTAGGTGAGGACATTACATATGGGTTATTTGATTATATAGTAGAACATAGTTTTAGTGAATTAATTTTGGCTGAAGATATAAATTCTGATTATGGGAAAAAATGGATTAAAGAGATTAATAAATTTAAATATAGAAATCAGCAAGCTATTGTAGTAAAAACGTTTAGAAAAAACAATCCGTTTTCATTATTGACAATTGATAGCGCATTCAGAGAAGAGTTGGGAAATCAAATATTGGAGATTGCTCGTGCTGATGGTGAGAATTTTCGTATTGAAATG
This is a stretch of genomic DNA from Tissierellales bacterium. It encodes these proteins:
- a CDS encoding site-specific integrase; its protein translation is MAGYLRKRGNKWYYSFEAANVNGKRIRVERVGGSTKKEAERSLNAALHEYHNSGLLFEPSEVSVSDYLHYWIDNYAKVNCKPNTIISYSRIVDKHLIPALGFYKLKSLTPATLQELINKKYLTGISKNYLGNIFAVLNSALKYAVYPCSFIRDNPMQYVSMPRYEHSKIVENKKMISIDTFNTIIERFPVGTTFHIMLMIGFYTGCRIGEVCSLTWDDVDFVNRTIDINTSLLKINKNWYFGSTKTKSSVRTITIGNTLINALKEQKAWQDENRKVYGPHYIEQYEFKEVDGDNILRRIR